Proteins found in one Chitinophagaceae bacterium genomic segment:
- the holA gene encoding DNA polymerase III subunit delta, translated as MLQNYESIIQDCKKNKFENLYWLQAEEPYFIDFIASLIEKIAIPEEYKYTNQTILYGKEVKMIEILERAKSFPMMGEKKLLLIKEAQEISDFGTEKADGYFEKYLNNPNTQTILVFCYKYKTLDKRKNITKLIEKKMTVLDEKKIYEDQLPLWIRKIAQEQNLKITDKATHILAENIGINLTRIDNELAKIRVNIPSNIPINETHIQEYVGINKDFNEFELQKAIAQKNHLKANQIINYLSDDLKNHSLIMLTALLFSFFCKMMLCHYNRKNGDQELAKIMGISPYFLAEYKAACNRYSFEKIIQNIDVLHKTDIKMKGISGGTADEREMMKELVYKLMND; from the coding sequence ATGCTCCAAAACTATGAATCCATTATACAGGACTGTAAAAAAAATAAGTTCGAAAACCTATACTGGCTCCAAGCAGAAGAACCTTATTTTATAGATTTTATCGCTTCCCTCATAGAAAAAATAGCAATCCCCGAAGAATACAAGTATACAAACCAAACGATACTGTATGGAAAAGAAGTAAAAATGATAGAAATCTTGGAACGAGCTAAATCATTCCCCATGATGGGAGAAAAAAAACTCCTCCTCATAAAAGAAGCACAAGAAATCTCCGACTTTGGAACAGAAAAAGCAGATGGCTATTTTGAAAAATATCTAAATAACCCCAACACTCAAACAATACTCGTCTTTTGTTATAAATACAAAACCCTAGACAAACGAAAGAACATTACAAAACTGATAGAAAAAAAGATGACAGTACTGGATGAAAAAAAAATATACGAAGACCAACTCCCTCTATGGATTCGTAAAATTGCCCAAGAACAAAACCTCAAAATTACAGACAAAGCTACACACATACTCGCAGAAAATATTGGCATAAACCTCACCAGAATAGATAACGAACTCGCTAAAATAAGAGTCAATATCCCATCAAATATTCCAATAAATGAAACCCATATACAAGAATATGTAGGCATCAATAAGGACTTTAATGAGTTTGAACTGCAAAAAGCAATTGCACAAAAAAACCACCTCAAAGCAAATCAAATTATTAATTATTTGAGTGACGACCTAAAAAATCACTCCCTCATTATGCTCACTGCTCTCTTATTTAGTTTTTTCTGCAAAATGATGCTCTGCCATTACAATAGAAAGAATGGAGACCAAGAACTTGCTAAAATTATGGGTATATCCCCTTACTTTCTCGCCGAATACAAAGCCGCATGTAACCGATATTCCTTTGAAAAAATAATACAAAATATTGATGTTTTGCACAAAACAGATATCAAAATGAAAGGGATATCAGGAGGCACAGCGGATGAGAGAGAAATGATGAAAGAACTCGTGTATAAACTTATGAACGACTAG
- the rfbA gene encoding glucose-1-phosphate thymidylyltransferase RfbA, whose translation MKGIILSGGSGTRLYPITIAISKQIIPVYDKPMIYYPLSTLMLAGIRDILIISTPYDIGVFQKLLGNGEKLGCHFEYAVQPNPEGLAQAFIIGEPFIGKEKVALILGDNIFYGSGMSKMLQGLNDPDGGIIFAQHVEDPERYGVVEFDKNKKAISIEEKPTNPKSNFAVPGLYFYDNSVIEIAKNLKPSARGEMEITDVNKKYLEMKKLSIAILDRGTAWLDTGTIQSLMQASQFVQVIEERQGLKIGCIEEVAFNMGYIDSVQLQKLAIPLIKSGYGNYLINILK comes from the coding sequence ATGAAAGGAATTATTCTATCAGGGGGTTCGGGAACCCGTTTATATCCTATTACTATTGCTATCAGTAAACAAATAATACCCGTGTATGATAAGCCAATGATATATTATCCGCTTAGCACACTGATGTTAGCAGGTATAAGAGATATATTAATCATTTCTACTCCATATGATATCGGAGTGTTTCAAAAATTATTAGGAAATGGAGAAAAATTAGGATGCCATTTTGAATATGCAGTGCAACCAAACCCCGAAGGTTTAGCACAAGCATTTATTATTGGAGAGCCATTTATAGGAAAAGAAAAAGTTGCTCTTATATTGGGAGATAATATATTTTACGGATCAGGAATGTCAAAAATGCTACAGGGACTAAATGACCCCGATGGAGGAATTATCTTTGCGCAACATGTAGAAGACCCTGAAAGATACGGAGTAGTGGAGTTTGATAAAAATAAAAAAGCAATCTCTATAGAAGAAAAACCTACAAACCCCAAATCCAATTTTGCGGTACCTGGTTTATATTTTTATGATAATTCTGTGATAGAAATAGCCAAAAACCTCAAACCAAGCGCAAGAGGTGAAATGGAAATAACAGATGTAAACAAAAAATATTTAGAGATGAAAAAACTATCTATTGCCATATTAGATAGAGGAACCGCATGGTTAGATACAGGCACCATTCAATCTCTTATGCAAGCAAGTCAGTTTGTACAAGTGATAGAAGAAAGACAAGGGCTTAAAATTGGATGCATAGAAGAAGTGGCATTTAATATGGGATATATTGATTCCGTACAGCTTCAAAAATTAGCTATTCCATTGATTAAGAGTGGATACGGTAATTATTTAATAAATATTTTAAAATGA
- the fumC gene encoding class II fumarate hydratase, protein MEYRIEKDTMGDVQVPKDKYWGAQTQRSKDNFKIGGTSALMPDEVIQAFAILKKAAAYTNHSLGILSLEKTTLISRVCDEIIERKLTNEFPLVIWQTGSGTQTNMNLNEVIANRAHVINGGKLTDEKKIIHPNDDVNKSQSSNDTFPTAMHIAAYKSLQEKTIPALENLRETFHEKSKKFMTIVKVGRTHLMDATPLTLGQEFSSYVAQLDFAIRSIKNTLPHLSELALGGTAVGTGLNAPKNYAELVAKKIAELTGIPFITAPNKFEALATHDALVETSGALKQTAITLTKIANDIRLLASGPRSGIGEILIPENEPGSSIMPGKVNPTQSEALTMVCAQVIGNDTAITIGGMNGHFQLNVFKPLIIANFLHSANLLADACVSFQAHCAIGIEPNIPEIKNKLDRSLMLVTALNPHIGYENAAKIAKKAHKENKTLKQAAIELNILTDKEFDTWVIPQNMVGTIH, encoded by the coding sequence ATGGAATACAGAATAGAAAAAGACACGATGGGTGATGTACAAGTCCCAAAAGATAAATATTGGGGTGCACAAACCCAAAGATCAAAAGATAATTTTAAAATTGGCGGCACCTCTGCTCTTATGCCTGATGAAGTAATACAGGCATTTGCTATTTTAAAAAAAGCAGCAGCATACACCAATCATTCTTTAGGAATACTTTCTTTAGAAAAAACAACCCTTATCTCTCGTGTATGCGATGAAATCATAGAAAGAAAACTCACCAATGAATTCCCATTAGTTATATGGCAAACAGGATCGGGAACACAAACAAACATGAACCTCAATGAAGTAATAGCAAACCGAGCACATGTTATAAATGGAGGAAAACTCACCGATGAAAAAAAAATTATCCATCCCAATGATGATGTAAATAAATCACAATCTTCTAATGATACTTTTCCGACAGCTATGCACATAGCTGCTTACAAATCTCTGCAAGAAAAAACTATTCCTGCTTTAGAAAACCTCCGAGAAACTTTCCACGAAAAGTCAAAAAAATTTATGACCATTGTAAAAGTAGGAAGGACCCACCTCATGGATGCCACTCCTCTTACCTTAGGACAAGAATTTTCAAGCTATGTAGCCCAATTAGATTTTGCAATAAGGTCCATAAAAAATACGCTACCCCATCTTTCGGAATTAGCTTTAGGGGGAACAGCCGTAGGTACAGGATTAAATGCTCCCAAAAACTATGCCGAATTAGTAGCAAAAAAAATAGCCGAACTTACAGGAATCCCTTTCATAACCGCTCCAAATAAATTTGAAGCCCTCGCTACCCACGATGCTTTGGTAGAAACTTCAGGTGCCTTAAAGCAAACAGCTATAACATTAACAAAAATAGCGAACGATATACGACTTTTAGCATCGGGACCCAGAAGTGGAATCGGTGAAATTCTCATACCCGAAAACGAACCAGGTTCTTCCATAATGCCAGGGAAAGTAAACCCTACACAAAGCGAAGCACTTACAATGGTCTGTGCACAAGTAATAGGAAACGATACTGCAATTACTATTGGTGGAATGAACGGACACTTCCAACTCAATGTATTTAAACCTCTTATTATTGCTAATTTCTTACATTCTGCAAATTTACTTGCAGACGCATGCGTATCTTTTCAAGCACATTGTGCTATAGGAATAGAACCAAATATTCCTGAAATAAAAAATAAATTAGATCGCTCTCTTATGCTGGTAACCGCTTTAAATCCACATATAGGATATGAAAATGCAGCGAAAATAGCTAAAAAAGCACACAAAGAAAATAAAACATTAAAACAAGCAGCAATAGAACTTAACATCCTTACCGATAAAGAATTTGATACATGGGTTATCCCCCAAAATATGGTAGGAACTATCCATTGA
- the rfbC gene encoding dTDP-4-dehydrorhamnose 3,5-epimerase, whose product MIIQETEFPGLFIIEPKVFHDSRGYFFESFHQNVLKKHTGSDFLFVQHNQSYSQKHVLRGLHFQVPPMEQTKLVRVLNGEIQDIAIDIRAGSSTYGKYFSIILSATNKKQLLIPKGFAHGFLVVSDTAEVFYLVDNLYSATHESGILFNDTDLQIKWETQISQCIVSEKDKCLHTFAKLETPFHF is encoded by the coding sequence ATGATAATCCAAGAAACAGAATTTCCAGGTCTTTTTATTATAGAACCAAAAGTTTTTCATGATTCGAGGGGATATTTTTTTGAAAGTTTTCATCAAAATGTTCTTAAAAAACACACTGGGTCAGATTTTTTATTCGTGCAGCATAATCAATCGTATTCTCAAAAACACGTCCTCCGTGGCTTACATTTTCAAGTTCCTCCTATGGAGCAAACCAAACTTGTGCGAGTATTGAATGGCGAAATACAAGATATTGCCATTGATATAAGAGCAGGTTCCTCCACCTATGGTAAATACTTCAGTATTATCCTTTCTGCAACAAATAAAAAACAATTGCTTATCCCAAAAGGATTTGCCCATGGGTTTTTGGTTGTAAGTGATACAGCAGAAGTTTTTTATTTAGTAGATAATCTGTACTCTGCCACCCATGAATCAGGGATTCTTTTCAACGATACCGATTTACAAATTAAATGGGAAACCCAAATATCCCAATGCATCGTCTCTGAAAAAGATAAATGTTTACATACTTTTGCAAAATTAGAAACACCATTTCACTTCTAA
- the sdaAB gene encoding L-serine ammonia-lyase, iron-sulfur-dependent subunit beta has product MSEKSSIFDMIGPIMIGPSSSHTAGVVKIGIAAMNVLGSIPQKAEITFYNSFAHTYEGHGSDKAIIAGLMGFHTDDARIKNSYQLAEEKGLKYTFKAIGNALTFHPNTIRLNLTREEENVEVLGESRGGGVIRITEIDGFNADFSANLITLIIKAEDKRGSIAYISDILAHDDCNIATMTVSRRGKNDLACIIIEIDTPMRPTSLEYIKSLHWVKKVIVLFPTI; this is encoded by the coding sequence ATGAGTGAAAAAAGTAGTATATTTGATATGATAGGACCAATAATGATAGGACCTTCCAGCTCTCATACAGCAGGAGTAGTAAAGATAGGAATAGCGGCTATGAATGTATTAGGAAGTATTCCTCAAAAAGCCGAAATTACCTTTTATAATTCTTTTGCACATACATACGAAGGGCATGGGAGCGATAAAGCCATTATAGCAGGGCTTATGGGATTTCACACTGATGATGCGAGAATAAAAAACTCCTATCAACTTGCTGAAGAAAAAGGTCTAAAATACACATTTAAAGCAATAGGAAATGCTCTCACATTTCATCCGAATACCATTAGATTAAATCTCACCCGAGAAGAAGAAAATGTGGAAGTTTTAGGAGAAAGTAGAGGAGGAGGAGTGATACGCATTACAGAAATAGACGGATTTAATGCAGATTTCTCTGCCAATCTTATTACCCTTATTATCAAGGCAGAAGATAAAAGAGGAAGTATCGCTTATATATCTGATATACTAGCACACGATGATTGCAATATCGCAACTATGACCGTATCTCGAAGAGGTAAGAACGACCTTGCCTGTATCATCATTGAAATAGATACCCCTATGCGTCCCACCTCTTTAGAATACATAAAAAGTTTACATTGGGTTAAAAAAGTAATTGTTTTATTCCCAACAATTTAA